The DNA segment CTGATATACGTCTTAATCTTGCCCTGATTTTCGGCATTCACACTCAGGTTATTAAGGGCATTGTAAGTCTTTTCCCTAATGATGGGGTCTTTCGTTTTTATCAGTTTTGCAATAATTGGGACACCACCCAATTCGCGGATTGCATTTTGGTTAAATGAATATGCTGCATTGTTACCCAGAGTGACCAAGGCGACTTCTTGAATAAAAGGATCATTTGTTCTCTCCAGGATGTTGAGGACCTTTTGAAGGTCAGGAGTACTCAGAATATCATCGATTTTATAGGGAAAGTTGAACTTGCCTCTACGGACAGGCCAAGTTGTAGCTGGAGCCTTGGTGCTCTTACTTCGGGTCTTTCCTTTGGATTTTCCACTTGCTCTGCTCCCAGATCTACCTCCACTCTTGGGAGGGTGGCAGCCTCCACCCCTGCCACCTGGACAGGGCAAACTCGGTGCAAGGGTCCTATTCCCAGAGATGCTACCCACCCGGGCCCCTTTGCCCAGCTTTGCACTTGCCTGTTCCTTTAGGGTGTTGAAAAGAGCCTTGGCCTTGGCTTCTAGGCCACCTCCGCTCTGGGATCCCAACTGTGCCTCCTTCTTTACAGCTGGGCCACTCTCGAGTTCAAGGCTCACCTCGGCCTCAGCCTTTGACTCACCCTGAAGTTTGGCTACAGGCTCCTCCCCAACGGCATCGCTGGCTACTATCTCAGGCTCAACCCCAGTCTCTGACGTGTCACTACACTCCTCATCGTCATCCCAGGCTTTCTCATATTCATCTTTTCCCCAGGTCAGTTTGTATACACAGTAGCAGGCACCAGCCCCGATGACCACACCCGCGGCCACGCAGCCAGCTTCCCGAGTGCGGCCCATGGTAGAGCTGGGGTGAGTCTCTTAACGCTGGCACAGAGCACGTTTGCTCTGGCCCAGAAGAATGAGCTCACGTTGGGGGACGGGGTGGGTGGGGCGCGGGGCAGAGTCCTCAGCTACCGCTGTCGGGCTCTGCTGCAGCTGCGATA comes from the Oryctolagus cuniculus chromosome X, mOryCun1.1, whole genome shotgun sequence genome and includes:
- the ARMCX1 gene encoding armadillo repeat-containing X-linked protein 1, with the protein product MGRTREAGCVAAGVVIGAGACYCVYKLTWGKDEYEKAWDDDEECSDTSETGVEPEIVASDAVGEEPVAKLQGESKAEAEVSLELESGPAVKKEAQLGSQSGGGLEAKAKALFNTLKEQASAKLGKGARVGSISGNRTLAPSLPCPGGRGGGCHPPKSGGRSGSRASGKSKGKTRSKSTKAPATTWPVRRGKFNFPYKIDDILSTPDLQKVLNILERTNDPFIQEVALVTLGNNAAYSFNQNAIRELGGVPIIAKLIKTKDPIIREKTYNALNNLSVNAENQGKIKTYISQVCDDTMVCRLDSAVQMAGLRLLTNMTVTNHYQHLLSYSFPDFFALLFLGNHFTKIQIMKLIINFTENPAMTRELVSCKVPSELISLFNKEWDREILLNILTLFENINDNIKSEGLASSRKEFSRNSLFFLFKESGVCVKKIRALANHSDLVVKVKVLKVLTKL